Proteins encoded together in one Hemiscyllium ocellatum isolate sHemOce1 chromosome 31, sHemOce1.pat.X.cur, whole genome shotgun sequence window:
- the crybb1l3 gene encoding crystallin, beta B1, like 3, with product MSHTGTQGSIGSHSASSLRTNRIIIYEYENFQGRRMDINTECRNICDRGFDKVGSIRVECGPWVGYEQQNFCGEMFMLEKGEYPRWDSWSNSYRTDCMMSFRPVRMDGQDHKICLHECANFDGRKMEICDEDIPSLWVYGFQDRVASIKVIGGTWVGYEYPGYRGYQYVLECGSYKHWNEWGAQQPLIQSMRRVKDQQWYKRGCFEFIN from the exons ATGTCTCACACTGGAACTCAGGGTAGTATTGGAAGCCATTCTGCTTCAAGTCTTCGCACTAACAGG ATAATCATATATGAGTATGAAAACTTCCAAGGTCGCAGGATGGATATCAATACAGAGTGCAGAAACATCTGTGATCGGGGGTTCGATAAAGTGGGGTCCATCCGTGTTGAGTGTGGACC GTGGGTGGGTTATGAACAGCAGAACTTCTGTGGTGAGATGTTCATGCTGGAGAAGGGAGAATATCCTCGTTGGGACTCCTGGTCCAACAGCTATCGCACTGACTGTATGATGTCTTTCAGACCTGTAAGAATG GATGGGCAGGACCATAAAATTTGCCTTCATGAGTGTGCTAACTTTGATGGAAGAAAAATGGAGATCTGTGATGAGGATATTCCCAGTCTCTGGGTTTACGGTTTCCAGGACAGAGTTGCCAGTATTAAAGTAATTGGTGGAAC GTGGGTCGGCTATGAATATCCAGGCTACAGGGGATATCAATACGTGCTAGAATGTGGATCATACAAACACTGGAATGAATGGGGTGCTCAACAGCCTTTGATTCAGTCCATGCGCCGTGTGAAGGATCAACAATGGTACAAAAGGGGTTGCTTTGAGTTTATAAACTGA
- the LOC132830238 gene encoding gap junction Cx32.7 protein: protein MGDWSLLGRLLNEVQNHSTVVGKIWLTVLLIFRILLVTLVGDAVYGDEQSKFTCNTRQPGCNNVCYDTFAPISHLRFWIFQIVLVSTPSIFYIVYVLHKIAKDEKYEMEKMHTLELSNNPMTSGHLPKDESLTLRSFVGDSQEIKCYQRDGDDEIEHIKSRKNNDPIYLSNKVLTVYIIHVMLRAVVEIIFLLGQYYLYGFNVPCLFVCWTYPCPTKTDCFISRATEKTIFLNFMFCVSLACFLLNIVELHYLGWIYIARVLCTTCSPCCKEEKQKEAVNQSSQQKPLKLALKTSFYNNLTLKSSVGLLKQGSDNLPSQAAISLDSESVESTTYQDEKECGKLQHGNLNMPGTSKKAWL, encoded by the coding sequence ATGGGTGATTGGTCATTACTTGGCCGTCTCCTAAATGAAGTTCAGAATCATTCCACAGTAGTTGGGAAGATCTGGTTGACAGTGTTGCTGATTTTTCGTATTTTGCTGGTCACACTAGTGGGTGATGCAGTATATGGTGATGAGCAATCGAAGTTCACCTGTAACACCCGTCAGCCAGGCTGTAATAATGTTTGTTATGACACTTTTGCCCCTATTTCTCATCTGAGGTTCTGGATTTTCCAAATTGTTCTGGTCTCAACACCATCCATTTTCTATATTGTGTATGTCCTGCATAAAATAGCAAAAGATGAAAAATATGAAATGGAAAAAATGCATACACTGGAATTATCCAACAATCCTATGACTAGTGGACACCTTCCAAAAGATGAAAGCTTGACTCTAAGATCTTTTGTTGGCGACTCTCAGGAAATTAAATGTTATCAAAGGGATGGAGATGATGAAATAGAGCACATTAAAAGCAGAAAGAACAATGATCCAATCTATCTATCGAATAAGGTTTTAACTGTATATATTATACATGTAATGCTGAGAGCAGTTGTGGAAATAATATTTTTGCTGGGACAGTACTACCTGTATGGATTTAATGTTCCATGTCTGTTTGTGTGTTGGACCTATCCATGTCCAACCAAAACAGACTGCTTCATATCCAGAGCCACAGAAAAGACCATCTTTTTGAACTTTATGTTTTGTGTTAGTCTTGCATGCTTTTTGCTGAACATCGTTGAGCTCCATTATTTGGGATGGATTTATATTGCACGTGTGTTATGTACTACTTGCTCACCCTGTTGCAAGGAGGAGAAACAAAAGGAAGCAGTAAATCAGTCTTCACAACAAAAACCTCTTAAATTAGCACTAAAAACTTCATTCTACAACAACCTAACACTGAAATCGTCAGTAGGATTGTTGAAACAGGGATCAGATAATCTTCCAAGTCAAGCAGCAATTTCATTGGATTCTGAATCAGTAGAAAGCACAACATATCAGGATGAAAAGGAATGTGGCAAGCTGCAACATGGAAATCTAAACATGCCTGGAACAAGCAAGAAAGCTTGGCTTTAA